A region from the Hypericibacter adhaerens genome encodes:
- a CDS encoding class II aldolase/adducin family protein, translated as MEAPASLAALKAVSRRIGLDLRLVQGPGGNTSIKDGGVLWIKASGTWLAEAETKEIFVPVDLAGARRALAAGSETMPVIARDGAPALRASIETSLHALLPHAVVLHAHAINTIAWACRTDGDDELARRLAGLAWAKLPYVRPGLPLSQAVAELTSRQTPDVLILGNHGLVVAGADCAAAEALMREVERRLALPPLRPAPAFDLARLQAVCADGSYRPAIELLCHRLATDPENLRIATAGSLYPDHVVFLGPALPVFAADRSLAALRRERTADGLPMPVAMLVSDAGAIVRADILPAAELMLQCLALVAERLSADAGVSYLPPEEEQALLDWDAERYRKQLSTTNP; from the coding sequence ATGGAAGCACCCGCATCTCTGGCGGCGCTGAAGGCGGTCTCCCGGCGTATCGGGCTCGACCTGCGGCTGGTCCAGGGTCCCGGCGGCAACACCTCGATCAAGGACGGCGGGGTGCTGTGGATCAAGGCCTCGGGCACCTGGCTCGCCGAGGCGGAGACGAAGGAGATCTTCGTCCCGGTCGATCTCGCCGGCGCGCGCCGGGCGCTGGCCGCGGGCTCGGAGACGATGCCGGTGATCGCGCGCGACGGCGCGCCTGCGCTGCGCGCCTCGATCGAGACCTCGCTTCACGCGCTGCTGCCGCATGCCGTGGTGCTGCATGCCCATGCGATCAACACGATCGCCTGGGCCTGCCGCACCGATGGCGATGACGAATTGGCGCGGCGCCTGGCGGGCCTGGCCTGGGCGAAGCTGCCCTATGTCCGCCCCGGCCTCCCCCTCAGCCAGGCCGTCGCCGAGCTCACCAGCCGGCAGACGCCGGATGTGCTCATCCTCGGCAATCACGGGCTGGTCGTGGCCGGCGCCGATTGCGCCGCGGCCGAGGCGCTCATGCGCGAGGTCGAGCGGCGCCTGGCCCTGCCGCCGCTGCGCCCCGCCCCGGCCTTCGATCTCGCGCGGCTGCAGGCGGTCTGCGCCGACGGCAGCTACCGGCCCGCAATCGAGCTGCTCTGCCATCGCCTCGCGACCGATCCCGAGAATCTGCGCATCGCGACGGCCGGCTCGCTCTATCCGGATCACGTTGTCTTTCTGGGGCCCGCCCTGCCCGTCTTCGCCGCCGACCGTTCGCTGGCCGCGTTGCGCCGCGAGCGAACGGCGGACGGGCTGCCGATGCCGGTGGCGATGCTGGTGTCCGACGCCGGCGCCATCGTCCGTGCCGACATCCTGCCGGCAGCCGAGCTCATGCTGCAATGCCTGGCTCTGGTGGCGGAACGCCTCTCCGCCGATGCCGGCGTCTCTTATCTGCCGCCGGAGGAAGAGCAGGCTCTGCTCGATTGGGACGCCGAGCGCTATCGCAAGCAGCTGAGCACGACAAATCCTTGA
- a CDS encoding sugar-binding transcriptional regulator: MTRRLEKSQSRVQRSALSPPPEFVGDPIVWAAWLYYEERMTQEEVADRLGVSRASVVNFLQEARDRGIVTIAVASEHLQSVRVSRELCKRFGLKSCVVIPDDGGRLPDYERIGRAGGRLLTEILEPSDILGVSWGRTVLALSASLPAVHLPGVSVVQIAGSAIGTAEFSPELCTTNIANRLGARCVNLYAPGIVSRPEVKKLFMQEPTLVEQFKLIRSCSKVLFGVAGVGRASTALRSGYMTPEKIRPYVQGGAVGVMSGRFFDRDGKPVLGPLDEQMIGLTLREIARSPERICIAGGPDKVEAIGGMLAGGYATILVTDETTAQALMTRH, from the coding sequence ATGACGCGCCGTCTTGAGAAATCTCAGTCCCGCGTCCAGCGGAGCGCGCTGTCTCCACCGCCCGAATTCGTGGGCGATCCGATCGTATGGGCGGCTTGGCTCTATTATGAGGAGCGCATGACGCAGGAAGAGGTGGCAGATCGGCTCGGCGTCTCGCGCGCGTCCGTCGTGAACTTCCTGCAGGAAGCGCGCGACCGCGGCATCGTCACGATCGCGGTCGCCTCCGAGCATCTGCAATCGGTGCGGGTGTCGCGCGAGCTCTGCAAGCGCTTCGGCCTCAAGAGCTGCGTCGTCATCCCCGACGATGGCGGCCGCCTGCCCGACTATGAGCGGATCGGACGCGCGGGCGGCCGGCTCCTGACGGAGATCCTGGAGCCCAGCGACATTCTCGGCGTCTCCTGGGGCCGCACGGTGCTGGCGCTCTCGGCCTCGCTGCCGGCGGTCCATCTGCCGGGCGTCTCGGTTGTGCAGATCGCCGGCAGCGCCATCGGCACGGCGGAATTCTCGCCCGAGCTCTGCACCACCAACATCGCAAACCGGCTGGGCGCGCGCTGCGTCAACCTCTACGCGCCGGGCATCGTCTCGCGGCCCGAGGTGAAGAAGCTCTTCATGCAGGAGCCGACGCTGGTGGAGCAGTTCAAGCTGATCCGTTCCTGCAGCAAGGTCCTGTTCGGCGTCGCCGGCGTGGGCCGCGCCAGCACCGCCCTGCGCAGCGGCTACATGACGCCCGAGAAGATCCGCCCCTATGTCCAGGGCGGGGCGGTCGGCGTGATGTCGGGCCGCTTCTTCGACCGCGACGGCAAGCCCGTGCTGGGCCCGCTCGACGAGCAGATGATCGGCCTGACGCTGCGCGAGATCGCCCGGTCCCCGGAGCGGATCTGCATCGCCGGCGGCCCCGACAAGGTCGAGGCCATCGGCGGGATGCTCGCGGGCGGCTATGCGACGATTCTGGTGACCGACGAAACAACCGCGCAGGCCTTGATGACCCGCCATTAG
- a CDS encoding TetR/AcrR family transcriptional regulator: MGRLPRFFADDFREKGVSRAIRSDTRIHGHRSTIRLAACLVGIGSDQLSIPATPSGAPWFRESKMDNASRSERSRNAAIQAALTIIARDGPGRLTLDAIAREAGMSKGGVMHQFPTKQAVLMALLDQQRAYFEEFSQRFKAENRSATAEPELAARIATWREVALKREPVAFAILGALIEDPGFLSVGRDTEAKKVDLIKAEAEDPQLALLRAAAAQGLALASLLGISTLSEKERAQLFERLLDDAQWLALAKPGKRSARRPKSPSKSRAS; encoded by the coding sequence ATGGGGCGCTTGCCGAGATTCTTCGCTGATGATTTTAGAGAGAAAGGAGTATCGCGAGCGATAAGGTCCGATACCCGGATTCACGGCCACCGATCCACCATTCGTCTTGCCGCCTGTCTTGTCGGTATCGGATCAGATCAGCTATCAATCCCAGCGACGCCGTCGGGCGCTCCTTGGTTTCGCGAGTCGAAGATGGACAACGCTTCCCGGTCAGAACGTTCCCGCAATGCCGCGATCCAGGCGGCACTCACCATCATCGCCCGTGACGGCCCCGGTCGGTTGACGCTCGATGCCATCGCCCGCGAAGCAGGCATGAGCAAGGGCGGGGTCATGCATCAGTTCCCCACCAAGCAGGCGGTGCTGATGGCGTTGTTGGATCAGCAGCGCGCCTATTTCGAAGAGTTTTCCCAGCGGTTCAAGGCCGAAAACAGATCGGCAACGGCCGAGCCCGAGCTGGCGGCGAGAATTGCCACCTGGCGCGAGGTGGCGCTCAAGCGGGAGCCGGTCGCTTTCGCCATCCTCGGCGCCCTGATCGAGGATCCGGGCTTTCTCTCCGTCGGCCGCGACACCGAAGCCAAGAAGGTGGATCTCATCAAGGCCGAGGCGGAGGACCCGCAACTGGCGCTGCTCCGGGCGGCGGCGGCGCAAGGCTTGGCCCTCGCGAGCCTGCTCGGCATCTCCACCTTGTCGGAGAAGGAACGCGCGCAGCTGTTCGAGCGCCTGCTCGACGATGCGCAATGGTTGGCGCTCGCGAAGCCCGGCAAGCGGTCTGCCCGGCGGCCGAAATCGCCTTCCAAATCCCGCGCATCCTGA
- a CDS encoding FGGY-family carbohydrate kinase — protein MAQPLFLGIDVGTSAVRGCALGAAGQVAGMTAAPLPAPRQQGAAIDQEPAIWWEAVTRMLRELGRSLDLGAVARIAVDGTSGTLLLTDETGAPLSTGLMYNDARAADEAARIKALAPPESGAHGASSALAKLLHLLREGGDARVRHAIHQADWIAGRLAGRFGWSDENNALKLGYDPVTRRWPDWIDRLEVPRHLLPDVLVPGALVGRIDPAMAGTLGLSPAVEIRAGTTDGVAAFIATRASEVGDAVTSLGTTLVVKLLSERPIFAPAQGVYSHRLGDRWLAGGASNSGGTALLAHFTAGQMEALTARIDPARPTGLDYYPLPKPGERFPIADAALPPRVTPRPSDDAVFFQGLLEGIAAIEALAYRRLEELGAPSLKRVISVGGGAKNEAWTKIRRRVLGVPVETAETTEAGFGAALLALRGGPA, from the coding sequence ATGGCGCAGCCCCTGTTCCTCGGCATCGATGTCGGCACCAGCGCGGTGCGGGGCTGCGCGCTCGGTGCGGCCGGCCAGGTCGCGGGCATGACCGCCGCTCCCCTGCCCGCGCCGCGCCAGCAAGGCGCCGCGATCGACCAGGAACCGGCAATCTGGTGGGAGGCGGTGACCCGGATGCTGCGCGAGCTCGGCCGTTCGCTCGATCTCGGCGCCGTCGCGCGCATCGCCGTCGACGGAACCTCCGGCACACTGCTCTTGACCGACGAAACCGGCGCGCCGCTCTCGACCGGCCTCATGTACAACGACGCCCGCGCGGCGGACGAGGCGGCACGGATCAAGGCGCTGGCACCGCCCGAAAGCGGCGCGCATGGCGCGAGCTCGGCCCTCGCCAAGCTCCTGCATCTGCTGCGCGAGGGCGGCGATGCGCGGGTCCGCCACGCGATCCACCAGGCCGACTGGATCGCCGGGCGGCTCGCGGGCCGGTTCGGCTGGAGCGACGAGAACAACGCTCTGAAGCTCGGCTACGATCCAGTGACGCGACGCTGGCCCGATTGGATCGACAGGCTCGAAGTTCCGCGCCACCTCCTGCCGGACGTGCTGGTGCCGGGCGCCCTGGTCGGCCGCATCGATCCCGCGATGGCCGGAACGCTCGGTCTTTCGCCGGCGGTCGAGATCCGCGCCGGCACGACCGACGGCGTCGCCGCCTTCATCGCCACGCGCGCGTCCGAGGTGGGTGACGCGGTGACCTCGCTGGGCACGACGCTGGTGGTGAAGCTTCTCTCCGAACGGCCGATCTTCGCGCCTGCGCAAGGCGTCTACAGCCACCGGCTGGGCGATCGCTGGCTCGCCGGCGGCGCCTCCAACAGCGGCGGCACGGCGCTGCTCGCTCATTTCACGGCCGGGCAGATGGAGGCACTGACAGCGCGGATCGATCCGGCGCGGCCGACCGGCCTCGACTATTATCCGCTGCCCAAGCCCGGCGAGCGTTTCCCGATCGCCGATGCGGCCCTGCCGCCGCGTGTCACGCCGCGTCCGAGCGACGACGCCGTCTTCTTCCAGGGCCTGCTCGAAGGCATCGCCGCCATCGAGGCCCTCGCCTACCGGCGCCTGGAGGAGCTGGGCGCTCCCTCCCTCAAGCGCGTCATCAGCGTGGGCGGCGGGGCGAAGAACGAAGCCTGGACGAAGATCCGGCGCCGCGTGCTGGGCGTGCCGGTCGAGACGGCCGAGACCACGGAGGCCGGCTTCGGCGCGGCCCTGCTGGCCTTGCGGGGCGGCCCGGCATGA
- a CDS encoding class II aldolase/adducin family protein yields the protein MTKEELELRQGIIEACRSMNALGVNQGTSGNISARHGDVMLITPSGVPYDQLKPADIAEMTLTGAYGDWSGPLQPSSEWRFHLDIMRSRPEVGSVVHTHSTYATVLAICGKEIPAIHYMVAASGGPTIRVAPYETYGTPALSTQALAALKDRSCCLLRNHGVIATGANVKRALWLAVEVETLARQYYLSLSIGGAQVLSDAEIAHVIEKFKSYGPRPKPAGKAARGRQPAGGKTAARQRAGSRGR from the coding sequence ATGACGAAAGAAGAGCTTGAGCTGCGCCAAGGGATCATCGAAGCCTGCCGCTCGATGAATGCGCTCGGCGTCAACCAGGGCACCTCGGGCAATATCAGCGCCCGCCATGGCGATGTGATGCTGATCACGCCGTCGGGCGTTCCCTACGACCAGCTCAAGCCCGCCGACATCGCCGAGATGACCCTCACCGGCGCCTATGGCGACTGGAGCGGGCCGCTGCAGCCGTCCTCGGAATGGCGCTTCCATCTCGACATCATGCGCTCGCGCCCCGAGGTCGGCTCGGTCGTGCATACCCACAGCACCTATGCCACGGTGCTCGCCATCTGCGGCAAGGAGATCCCGGCGATCCATTACATGGTGGCGGCCTCGGGCGGCCCGACCATCCGCGTGGCGCCCTACGAGACCTACGGCACGCCGGCGCTCTCGACGCAGGCGCTGGCGGCGCTCAAGGACCGCAGCTGCTGCCTGCTGCGCAATCACGGCGTGATCGCGACGGGCGCCAATGTGAAGCGGGCGCTGTGGCTGGCGGTCGAGGTCGAAACGCTGGCGCGGCAATATTATCTCTCCCTCTCGATCGGCGGCGCGCAGGTCCTGTCCGACGCCGAGATCGCGCATGTGATCGAGAAGTTCAAAAGCTACGGCCCCCGCCCGAAGCCCGCGGGCAAGGCCGCCCGGGGCCGCCAACCCGCTGGCGGGAAGACGGCCGCCCGGCAACGGGCCGGATCGCGCGGCCGCTAG
- a CDS encoding MipA/OmpV family protein, which produces MTVATAFLRLGSALPLSLLLVVGLACLAPVLADEKKGVNGYLNLGGVMVPDYEGSSDYRPAPLAVGKLGYDEFYLDLRGPELRANIMPAGLLPLGLELGPSLAYRFGRSDVENDRVDAMHDIDGTVAAGGFVKLYADTVLQARDQIGVEIEALSGVGSNGDGTTVSFGPFYSFWPWDQLRLGIRISATYASGKYNETHFGIDAADAARSGFTTYDADGGMKDVGLSINATYRLTEHWGIAALAGITRLVGDAADSPIVEDAGDATQGFVGAGLVYNF; this is translated from the coding sequence GTGACCGTCGCAACCGCCTTCCTGCGTCTCGGCTCGGCCCTGCCGCTATCCCTGCTCCTCGTTGTGGGTCTGGCCTGCCTTGCACCGGTGCTGGCCGACGAGAAGAAAGGTGTCAACGGCTATCTGAACCTGGGCGGCGTGATGGTGCCGGATTACGAAGGATCGAGTGACTACCGGCCGGCGCCCCTGGCCGTGGGCAAGCTCGGCTATGACGAATTTTATCTCGATCTGCGCGGGCCGGAGCTGCGCGCCAACATCATGCCGGCGGGTTTGCTTCCCCTGGGTCTCGAGCTGGGTCCGTCCTTGGCCTATCGCTTTGGCCGTAGCGATGTGGAGAACGATCGGGTCGACGCCATGCACGACATCGACGGGACGGTCGCGGCGGGAGGATTCGTCAAGCTCTACGCCGACACGGTGCTGCAGGCGCGCGATCAGATCGGTGTCGAGATCGAGGCCCTCAGCGGCGTCGGCAGCAATGGCGACGGGACCACGGTGAGCTTCGGCCCCTTCTACAGCTTCTGGCCCTGGGATCAACTGCGCCTCGGCATCAGGATCTCCGCGACCTATGCCAGCGGCAAATATAACGAGACCCATTTCGGCATCGACGCCGCCGATGCGGCGCGCAGCGGCTTCACGACCTACGACGCCGACGGTGGCATGAAGGATGTCGGCCTGTCGATCAACGCGACCTATCGGTTGACCGAGCACTGGGGAATCGCCGCGCTGGCCGGCATCACGCGGTTGGTGGGCGATGCGGCCGACAGTCCCATCGTCGAGGATGCGGGCGACGCGACCCAGGGTTTCGTCGGTGCCGGCCTCGTCTACAACTTCTGA
- a CDS encoding sn-glycerol-1-phosphate dehydrogenase translates to MGRWTTSLIDEMVAGRWVNPETGQPGRVPYDIVVIEDRLDGAEADLVAKLGFSGRLAVVSDENTHGVMGQRVEAALKKLGSVESVVLDHPHADEANVAALKDRLRHADAVIAVGSGTINDLCKYVTSLDGRGYCVFGTAPSMNGYTSTTASITIASGLKTSKPAHAPKGVFIDLAVNAAAPTYLIAAGFGDCLCRSVAQVDCWLSSRLLGTKYSNLAFLIEIPDEKELMRRAPALAKGDIEAVGYLHRVLTLCGFGVSFTGTTNHGSMGEHQISHYIDCFAGKRHPGTLHGQQVGVASLSMARLQAQILASDKPPVVAPTRIDEADLRRRVGAEVAPICLAEMAHKALDHAGAEAMNAKLEALWPTLRAELQGFTLPVEAMRTALAASGGPTTAAELRLDVGFYREAVRHAREIRRRYSMLDLAADAGLLDRFAETQH, encoded by the coding sequence ATGGGACGGTGGACGACATCGCTGATCGACGAGATGGTCGCGGGCCGCTGGGTCAATCCCGAGACGGGCCAGCCCGGCAGGGTCCCCTATGACATTGTTGTGATCGAAGATCGGCTCGACGGCGCCGAGGCCGACCTGGTCGCGAAGCTCGGCTTCTCCGGCCGCCTCGCCGTGGTCTCGGACGAGAATACCCATGGCGTGATGGGCCAGCGGGTCGAAGCGGCGCTCAAGAAACTCGGCAGCGTCGAGAGCGTCGTGCTCGACCATCCGCATGCCGACGAGGCCAACGTCGCCGCGCTCAAGGACCGGCTGCGCCATGCCGATGCCGTGATCGCCGTGGGCTCGGGCACGATCAACGATCTCTGCAAATACGTGACCTCGCTCGACGGGCGCGGCTATTGCGTCTTCGGCACGGCGCCCTCGATGAACGGCTATACCTCGACCACCGCCTCGATCACGATCGCGAGCGGGCTCAAGACCTCGAAGCCGGCGCACGCGCCCAAGGGCGTCTTCATCGATCTCGCGGTCAACGCGGCGGCTCCCACCTATCTCATCGCCGCCGGCTTCGGCGACTGTCTCTGCCGCTCGGTGGCCCAGGTCGATTGCTGGCTCTCGAGCCGCCTGCTCGGCACCAAATATTCCAACCTCGCCTTCCTGATCGAGATCCCGGACGAGAAGGAGCTGATGAGGCGGGCGCCGGCGCTCGCCAAGGGCGATATCGAGGCCGTTGGCTATCTGCATCGCGTGCTCACGCTCTGCGGCTTCGGCGTCTCCTTCACCGGCACCACCAATCACGGCTCGATGGGCGAGCATCAGATCTCCCACTACATCGACTGCTTCGCCGGAAAGCGCCATCCCGGCACGTTGCATGGGCAACAGGTCGGTGTGGCGAGCCTGTCGATGGCGCGGCTCCAGGCCCAGATCCTGGCCTCGGACAAGCCGCCGGTGGTCGCGCCCACCAGGATCGACGAGGCCGATCTGCGCCGGCGCGTCGGCGCCGAGGTGGCCCCCATCTGTCTCGCCGAGATGGCACACAAGGCACTCGACCACGCCGGTGCCGAGGCGATGAACGCGAAGCTCGAGGCACTCTGGCCGACGCTCAGGGCCGAGCTCCAGGGCTTCACCCTGCCGGTCGAGGCCATGCGGACAGCGCTCGCCGCTTCCGGCGGTCCCACCACCGCCGCCGAGCTTCGCCTCGATGTCGGCTTCTATCGCGAGGCGGTGCGCCATGCCCGCGAGATCCGGCGCCGCTATTCGATGCTCGATCTCGCGGCCGATGCCGGCCTGCTCGACCGCTTCGCCGAGACCCAGCACTGA
- a CDS encoding LysR family transcriptional regulator, translating to MTRRLPELTAFDLRLLQVFDAVVAAGSFTAAEVKLNKSKSAISTDIAALETRLGVKLCRRGRAGFGLTDHGRKIHEASLELFRGMSGFRDSVGRIVSRIAGEFTIAMDDDLVVGARAQVADAIRMFTLRNPDVFINLRSSSPEHVTQLVLEGGADIGVNVVPRRLPELTMHPLFSKDLSLYCGARHPLHPVADGEITADMLSQYECIDLVAAPGAGIAELVDRMRVTARAASMESRLMLILTGRYIGFLPCDFARSWVERGDIRAIAMPGLAASSTGYAVFRRDAAPSAGRDLFLADLTRAFKPLRPPAPESKSILSSRPKTVFQPEAGAA from the coding sequence ATGACAAGGCGGCTTCCCGAGCTGACGGCCTTCGACTTGCGGCTGCTGCAGGTCTTCGACGCGGTGGTTGCGGCCGGCAGCTTCACCGCGGCGGAGGTGAAGCTCAACAAGAGCAAATCCGCCATCAGCACCGATATCGCGGCGCTCGAGACCCGGTTGGGCGTGAAGCTCTGCCGGCGCGGACGCGCGGGCTTCGGCTTGACCGACCACGGCAGGAAGATCCACGAGGCCAGCCTGGAGCTGTTCCGGGGCATGTCCGGCTTCCGCGACAGCGTCGGCCGGATCGTGTCGCGCATCGCGGGCGAGTTCACCATCGCCATGGACGACGATCTCGTTGTCGGCGCGCGGGCCCAGGTGGCGGACGCCATCCGCATGTTCACGCTGCGCAACCCCGACGTCTTCATCAATCTCCGTTCGTCGTCGCCGGAGCATGTGACGCAGCTCGTGCTCGAGGGCGGCGCCGATATCGGCGTCAATGTGGTGCCGCGGCGCCTGCCCGAATTGACGATGCATCCGCTGTTCTCGAAAGATCTGTCGCTCTATTGCGGCGCCCGGCACCCCCTCCATCCGGTCGCGGATGGCGAGATCACGGCGGATATGCTGTCGCAATACGAGTGCATCGACCTGGTGGCCGCCCCCGGGGCCGGGATTGCCGAGCTCGTCGATCGCATGCGCGTGACGGCGCGGGCCGCCAGCATGGAATCGCGGCTGATGCTGATCCTCACCGGCCGCTATATCGGCTTCCTGCCCTGCGATTTCGCGCGGTCCTGGGTCGAGCGCGGCGATATCCGCGCGATCGCCATGCCGGGCCTTGCCGCCAGCAGCACCGGTTATGCGGTCTTCAGGCGCGACGCGGCGCCCAGTGCGGGCCGCGACCTCTTCCTCGCGGACCTGACCCGCGCCTTCAAGCCGCTGCGGCCGCCGGCGCCAGAATCCAAATCGATCCTGTCGAGCCGGCCGAAGACGGTCTTTCAGCCCGAGGCCGGCGCGGCTTAG
- a CDS encoding class I SAM-dependent methyltransferase, producing MTADKPTTAPDSTAVRVALWRALHLEVDPPPHVIEDEVGLRLAAPDEGWRRRPDMDPQGTRPFRASILARARFIEDLVTEQTSRGIGQYVILGAGLDSFAQRQPAIASRLTIFEVDRPGPQAWKRRRLIELGFGMPASLRLVPVDFEAGEDWWRKLTAAGLDAGRPAVVASTGVSMYLTKDAVAATLRQVATLAPGSTFVMSFLLPIELADPDARPGLQMAEKGARASGTPFISFFTPAEMLALARDAGFKEARHVSAAALAERYFAGRTDGLRPPHNAEELLVATT from the coding sequence ATGACGGCCGACAAGCCGACCACGGCCCCGGACAGCACCGCCGTGCGGGTCGCCCTGTGGCGGGCCCTGCATCTCGAGGTCGATCCGCCGCCGCATGTGATCGAGGACGAGGTCGGCCTGCGGCTGGCGGCGCCCGATGAGGGCTGGCGCCGCCGTCCGGACATGGACCCGCAAGGCACGCGCCCCTTCCGCGCCTCCATCCTGGCCCGCGCCCGCTTCATCGAAGACCTGGTTACGGAGCAAACGAGCCGCGGCATCGGTCAATACGTCATCCTCGGCGCGGGCCTCGACAGCTTCGCCCAGCGCCAGCCGGCGATCGCCTCGCGACTGACGATCTTCGAGGTTGATCGCCCCGGGCCGCAGGCCTGGAAGCGCCGGCGCCTCATCGAGCTCGGTTTCGGTATGCCGGCCTCGCTGCGGCTCGTGCCGGTCGATTTCGAGGCGGGCGAGGACTGGTGGCGGAAGCTGACGGCGGCCGGCCTCGATGCCGGCCGGCCGGCGGTCGTGGCCTCGACCGGCGTCAGCATGTATCTCACCAAGGACGCCGTCGCGGCCACGCTGCGCCAGGTCGCGACGCTGGCGCCGGGATCGACCTTCGTCATGAGCTTCCTGCTGCCGATCGAGCTCGCAGACCCCGATGCGCGCCCGGGATTGCAGATGGCCGAGAAAGGCGCGCGGGCCAGCGGCACGCCCTTCATCAGCTTCTTCACGCCGGCAGAGATGTTGGCGCTCGCCCGCGACGCCGGTTTCAAGGAAGCCCGGCATGTGTCGGCAGCCGCGCTCGCCGAACGCTATTTCGCCGGGAGAACGGATGGGCTGCGTCCGCCCCACAATGCCGAGGAGCTGCTGGTCGCGACGACCTAG
- a CDS encoding SDR family oxidoreductase, whose product MAKPLVVITGASSGIGAATAQAFAADGHPLLLLARRLDRMEALGLPDAMCRKVDVRDREAVHRAVAEAEAAYGPTDCLFNNAGIARLADVTRQDPKEWDETIAININGVMNAVHAVMAGMIQRRHGTIVQMSSIAGRKVYPDHTVYCGTKYFVHGVSDSLRQHLAPHDVRVVVISPGVIETEVLDHVTDPKTLANYRANKVRIGGGISADHVAQSILFAYRMPQNVLIQEICITPTRQEY is encoded by the coding sequence ATGGCGAAGCCACTTGTCGTCATAACGGGAGCGAGCTCGGGGATCGGCGCCGCGACGGCCCAGGCCTTCGCGGCCGACGGGCATCCGCTGCTGTTGCTGGCGCGCCGCCTCGACCGCATGGAGGCGCTGGGTCTGCCCGACGCGATGTGCCGCAAGGTCGATGTGCGCGACCGCGAGGCCGTCCATCGCGCGGTGGCGGAGGCGGAGGCGGCCTACGGCCCCACCGACTGCCTCTTCAACAATGCCGGCATCGCCCGCCTCGCCGACGTCACGCGGCAGGATCCCAAGGAATGGGACGAGACCATCGCCATCAACATCAACGGCGTCATGAACGCCGTCCATGCGGTGATGGCCGGCATGATCCAGCGCCGCCACGGCACCATCGTGCAGATGAGCTCGATCGCCGGCCGCAAGGTCTATCCCGACCACACGGTCTATTGCGGCACGAAATATTTCGTCCATGGCGTGTCGGACAGCCTGCGCCAGCATCTCGCACCCCATGACGTGCGCGTCGTCGTCATCTCGCCGGGCGTGATCGAGACCGAGGTGCTCGACCATGTGACGGACCCCAAGACGCTCGCCAACTACCGCGCCAACAAGGTTCGGATCGGCGGCGGCATCTCGGCCGACCATGTGGCGCAATCCATCCTCTTCGCCTACCGCATGCCGCAGAACGTCCTGATCCAGGAGATCTGCATCACCCCGACGCGGCAGGAATATTAG
- a CDS encoding TIGR01459 family HAD-type hydrolase: MTLARKPEAIAGLHEILDRFDHVLLDQWGALHEGQAVFPAARDCVARLRAAGKHVVILSNSGKRALDNERRLAKLGLPRGEYDLLLTSGEVTWHGLRDHTDPVFAPFRGTGLLIARDGDTGILEGLDIRRTEDIAAADFILLAGLDDDRSEPEAWREIFASAVRRHLPLLCANPDLTMFGQSGLAPAPGALARFYEMLGGRVLYIGKPHAPIFDAAVAALGQPPRARLLVVGDSLDHDVQGGRAAGMRTLLIGSGVHAADLAQRTISEELAAAVRALAGSEARMPDWVMPHLTW, encoded by the coding sequence ATGACGCTCGCACGGAAGCCCGAGGCGATCGCGGGGCTGCACGAAATCCTCGATCGCTTCGATCATGTCCTGCTCGATCAATGGGGCGCGCTGCATGAGGGCCAAGCCGTCTTTCCGGCCGCGCGGGATTGCGTGGCAAGGCTGCGCGCGGCCGGCAAGCACGTGGTGATCCTCTCCAATTCCGGCAAGCGCGCGCTCGACAACGAGCGTCGCCTGGCGAAGCTGGGGCTGCCGCGCGGCGAATACGACCTGCTGCTGACCTCGGGCGAGGTGACCTGGCACGGCCTGCGGGACCACACCGATCCGGTTTTCGCGCCTTTTCGCGGCACCGGCCTGCTGATCGCGCGCGACGGCGATACCGGCATCCTCGAGGGGCTCGACATCCGGCGCACCGAGGACATCGCCGCCGCCGATTTCATCCTGCTGGCCGGTCTCGACGACGACCGCAGCGAACCCGAGGCCTGGCGCGAGATCTTCGCCAGCGCGGTGCGCCGCCATCTGCCCCTGCTCTGCGCCAATCCCGACCTCACCATGTTCGGGCAGAGCGGCCTGGCGCCCGCGCCGGGCGCGCTCGCCCGCTTCTACGAGATGCTGGGCGGCCGCGTCCTCTATATCGGCAAGCCGCATGCGCCGATCTTCGACGCGGCCGTCGCCGCCTTGGGGCAGCCGCCGCGCGCGCGCCTGCTGGTCGTCGGCGACTCGCTGGATCATGATGTGCAAGGCGGACGCGCGGCCGGCATGCGGACCCTGCTGATCGGCAGCGGCGTCCATGCGGCCGATCTGGCCCAAAGGACGATATCGGAGGAACTGGCCGCCGCCGTCCGCGCGCTGGCCGGCAGCGAGGCGCGGATGCCCGATTGGGTGATGCCGCATTTGACATGGTGA